AAGGGCTCAATACCCGTTCAACCTGGTCCCAGGGTACGACGTGGACATCCTGTACCCACTCTGGTTTATGGATGTCCATATACCGGTATGCTTCATCAAAATCGTATTTCCTGTAATTCCGGGTGCCATCGGTGCGCTCTCCTTCAGGGTCGGGTACATAGCGCAGTACGCCCCTGACACCTTCCGGATGATAGTAATCGGCTGAGGAAAATACCCACCCATCCCTGGTGATTATGAAATCTCTCAGACGCACTCCTGGATGATCGAATCGGTCCATTATTTTTCTAAGTGGTTTGAAGCCACCTTAAACATTATCATATTTATGTAATAAAATCAACTATAGTACAGAATAACCTATTATGTATTAAAGGATGAAAAAGGATAACAAAAATGAAGGCCACCACAAAGTTTTACGATTCAATTGATATACAGCTGAAATTCCTGGAGCAATTACGTAACATTCCTCCTGACAGGATCGACGGTCTGATAAGGGTATTGAAGGATTTTATTTACCAGGTTGATGCGAAACAGAAGGTCATATACGGCATCGGTGAAGGGAGAAGTGCCCTCGCATTATACGATTTCCTGCACCAGTTATTGAAATACGAACAGTTATTCCCTGCCACTCTGGACGACCCCATACGACGCTACTTTGACCCTGAACGGTCTAACATGGTCATTGCTGCTACTGGTTCCGGAACTACAGAAAGTGTTATCAATTACCTTGAAGACGCAAATACCCTGGGCGCCAAAGTGCTCCTTATTACTTCAAAAAGCAAATCGCCTGCATATGAAAAAGCTCTGGTGAACAATGGTTTTGTTTTCCTGATGGAAGATATCAAACTGGAAAAACCCAGTGAACTGGCAGTCATGGGGTCAGAGTTCGAACTGAAATTGTGCACTCTGTTAAATTGTATCCTTCCCGCACTTGATGAGGGAGATAACGAACTGTATTACCGGCAGATGGAACATTTTATCGGGAATGCAACCCTGCTCAAGAACATCGATAAGACATACCTGCGCTCATGGGTCGAGAGACTGCTCAACCGTCGTGGCCATTTTATCGTGGACGGCGTGGGACGGTCCGGGTTCGTGGCAAAAGCGTTCGGAATGCGTATTGCACACCTGGGTCAGCTTGCCTACATAAAAGGCGATGCTACCACTCCCAGTTTTGTCAGGGGTGATGTGTATATCCCCATCAGCGGCAGCGGAAACACACGTGAGATACTGGAAGCAATGATGAAGGCCCGCAGCAAGGGTGTTGATGTGTTTCCCATCACAGTGAATGAAAATTCAGGTATGGTTGAGAAAATGAAAGAATGGGGCTATGAAGATAATATTATCTTCATACCGGTATTGGAAGGTGACAGGGATATCTTCCATGACAAGATGCCCAGCAAGATTTCAACCACAAAACTTAACCAGATGAGACCCTCATATTCTGAGATTAACTCATACATATTTACGAATGCTGTTATCGCCTCAGCCATTGATTTTTTGGGCGTGGAAGAAAAATATATGAAACAAAAACACTGGTAGTGATACAGGATGGGAATTACAAAAACTTTCAAGAAAATGATGGGTCGAAGTACAAAAAACGAAACCACGCCTGGTAAAGACGGTCAGCCTGTCGTGTCTGCCACACATGTACATTTGGTCCCTGATACTGCCGTTGAACAGAACAGGCAGGTGGGCAGCACGTGGGAACACAAACATGGCGACCTTGACTGGCATTCCATGTCCAGACCTCATCCACTTCAAATCCCAACACAGACTGAAAAAGTTGTGGCAAGTGCACCTGGCATACCAGCAGGCACCATGAAAGCTGATACTTCACATGGACAGGTGCAGGAAGAAGAAAAAGTGGTAAAAAAGCAGGATATTCTCTGCAAGTTCGTAGTCCAGAATAATACGAGAATCGGCGAGACCATATCCATTGACTCGGGTCGTCTTGTGTTCAAGAGCAAGGCTGAGAAACTATCCATCCCCATGTCATCCATAACCAGTATCACTGACGAGATTATTGTGGTCGGCGATTTTAAGAGGGATGAAGCCTTGAAGCTGGGTGAAGAATGGTACAAACGGACCACGAATGCTCTGAAATTCGATGAACATGGGATGCTCATCAATGACTGAATACAAGCAGTGCATCGTTACCCGTGACGACCTCAAACTCTCAAAAGGCAAGCTTGCTGTGCAGGTGGCGCATGCTGCCGTAACCGCCTCTGATTTTGCCGATAAGAAAGACCGTGATGCCTGGATGAAGGACGGCCAGAAAAAGGTCGTGCTCAAGACCGGGACCCTGCAGGACCTGTTCCTCCTGAAGGAGGTGGCACGCAGGGAAGGGCTGCCCACGGCCCTCATCACCGATGCCGGGCTTACCCAGATACCTCCAGGGACCGTTACTGTGCTGGGTATAGGACCGGCTGCGGTCGAGAAACTGGACAAGGTAGTAGGAAAGCTGAAACTGGTGTAGTTCACCAATTGATGTTCAGATATTGGATAAAGGTTAATCTTAATCATTACCATATATACATTACAGGGGAGTAGCAGGAGGTTGCTGTATGGCATTGATACAGGAATCAGATAAGGAAAAATTGAAAAAGAAACTTGATGAAGGTCTTGAAGGGAACGTCAAACTGGTAATGTTCACCCAGGAGAACGAATGCCAGTTCTGTGCCGATACCAGGGGTATGGTGGAAGAGCTGGCAAAAATATCACCTAAGATCGAAGCTGAGGTCCACGATTTTGTCAAGGATGAAAAACTGGCAAAGTCATATGGTGTCAAGTTAATTCCTGCCATCGTGATGCTGGGTGAGAAAGATTACGGTATCAGGTTCTATGGTATCCCGTCTGGCTATGAGTTTGCCACGTTCCAGGAAGACCTTATCGATGTGTCAAGAGGTAAGACCGACCTGTCCGATGATGTGAGGAAAAAACTGGCCGGGGTCAAGAAACCGGTCCATATCCAGGTGCTTGTGACCCCCACCTGTCCCTATTGCTCAATGGCAGTTCGCACAGCCCACAAACTAGCCATCGAGAATGAGCACATAAAAGCTGACATGGTGGAAATGGTGGAGTTCCCGCATATTGCCCAGAGATATATGGCAATGAGCGTACCCAAGATAATCATCAATGAAGTGGTGGATTTCGTAGGTGCCCAGCCTCCCGAGCATTTCGTGGAAGAGATATTAAGGGCATTGCGCACTGGCGACAATCCCATGTACTCATAATCGTGGTACTATCGCTACAAAAGCCCGGACACTATCTTAACGGCCATGATCCACAGGACAGCGCCGAACAACTGCTTGATGGTCTTTGATTGTATTTTGCTGTGCATCAGGTGAGAGCCTACCTGACCGCCAAGGAACGCAGCCACGGCCGTGTAAGCCATAAGTGTCATATCAAGACGACCTGTCCCAAGATGCCCCAGGAATCCTGAGAACGATATGAATGCCACGATGACTGCCGAGGTGGCAGAAGCACGTTTTGTACCAAACCCCAGCATTACCAATACCGGTACAATGAACACACCACCGCCAATGCCCATCAGTCCTGCAGCTGCGCCTATCACGAATCCAAAAACGAGCCCTATCATTATGTGCCGGCCATTATCCACATCTTGAACCTGGTTATCCCCCTCCGGGTCCCTGGAAAATATCATCTGTGTCCCGGCAAGTACCAGCACTATGCTGAGTATCCATAATAGCGTTTCAACAGGAGTGAACTGGGTGAAATATGCACCAATGGGTGCCCCTAGTATGGATGCAGCTATAAATGGCGCAGCTGTGTGCAGGTCAACCATTTTCTTGCGAAGATACGTAATAGCTGCTGAACTGGTGGTAATGCCATTGAGCAGCAGGGCCGTGGGTATTGCCACCAGTATGTCAATGCCGAGCCAGTAGAACAGTGGTACGTACACCAATGCACCACCAAGACCCAGCATCGAGAACAGGACTGCCAGGAAGAATATGATCACTGCAATTAAAATGGGGTCCATGGTGTATCAGTTTCAGGTTTAGCGGGTAACTATTTAAAATAAATGTTGTGGTGCAATATGCACCTGCAATGTGTGTACTTTTTCCAGGCAGGGTTGACAAACAATTTTGTCATCCATAACATGTGCGTATTTTTCAATCACCATATCTCCACATTTGTTACATCTGACACGTTTGAACTGCACTACCGGAGATTCCATTTCGTAATCGAACACGTCACTTACTCCGATGAAAGCCGAATCTGGCATTGACATTACCATGTCGATGGAAGGTTGTGATATGTCAGTTGATATCCGGGATGCCGGGACACCTGAGTTTCTCTGTTGCATGAACGGGGATTGCTCCATCTTTGCAAAAAAACCAGGGAGGGCATAGGCCCTGACTGCTCTGTTATTCTTGCGGGAGATAAGGGTCACTGCAATTTTTCCGTAATAGGTCTTCTTGATGTTACCCTTACCCAGGGTACAACCCGAGGCAACCTGAACCCCGTCGCCAAAGCATCCGGCACAATGTGCATCACCGGTCTCAATGAGGGCTACGACCTCGCCGTCCTCAGCCCTGGATACACCAAGTTTTTCCATAGCTGCCCAGGCTACTCTCAGTCCCAGGGGCATGCCGGGACATCGGTGCCCGTGAA
The ANME-2 cluster archaeon DNA segment above includes these coding regions:
- a CDS encoding sulfite exporter TauE/SafE family protein encodes the protein MDPILIAVIIFFLAVLFSMLGLGGALVYVPLFYWLGIDILVAIPTALLLNGITTSSAAITYLRKKMVDLHTAAPFIAASILGAPIGAYFTQFTPVETLLWILSIVLVLAGTQMIFSRDPEGDNQVQDVDNGRHIMIGLVFGFVIGAAAGLMGIGGGVFIVPVLVMLGFGTKRASATSAVIVAFISFSGFLGHLGTGRLDMTLMAYTAVAAFLGGQVGSHLMHSKIQSKTIKQLFGAVLWIMAVKIVSGLL
- the pth2 gene encoding peptidyl-tRNA hydrolase Pth2, giving the protein MTEYKQCIVTRDDLKLSKGKLAVQVAHAAVTASDFADKKDRDAWMKDGQKKVVLKTGTLQDLFLLKEVARREGLPTALITDAGLTQIPPGTVTVLGIGPAAVEKLDKVVGKLKLV
- a CDS encoding thioredoxin family protein, whose translation is MALIQESDKEKLKKKLDEGLEGNVKLVMFTQENECQFCADTRGMVEELAKISPKIEAEVHDFVKDEKLAKSYGVKLIPAIVMLGEKDYGIRFYGIPSGYEFATFQEDLIDVSRGKTDLSDDVRKKLAGVKKPVHIQVLVTPTCPYCSMAVRTAHKLAIENEHIKADMVEMVEFPHIAQRYMAMSVPKIIINEVVDFVGAQPPEHFVEEILRALRTGDNPMYS
- a CDS encoding SIS domain-containing protein, with the protein product MKATTKFYDSIDIQLKFLEQLRNIPPDRIDGLIRVLKDFIYQVDAKQKVIYGIGEGRSALALYDFLHQLLKYEQLFPATLDDPIRRYFDPERSNMVIAATGSGTTESVINYLEDANTLGAKVLLITSKSKSPAYEKALVNNGFVFLMEDIKLEKPSELAVMGSEFELKLCTLLNCILPALDEGDNELYYRQMEHFIGNATLLKNIDKTYLRSWVERLLNRRGHFIVDGVGRSGFVAKAFGMRIAHLGQLAYIKGDATTPSFVRGDVYIPISGSGNTREILEAMMKARSKGVDVFPITVNENSGMVEKMKEWGYEDNIIFIPVLEGDRDIFHDKMPSKISTTKLNQMRPSYSEINSYIFTNAVIASAIDFLGVEEKYMKQKHW